Proteins from one Clostridium cellulovorans 743B genomic window:
- the alr gene encoding alanine racemase: MFKHIRPVWAEINLDNLAHNMREIKKITRAKDIIAVVKADGYGHGAIDTSKILLENGATALAVAVISEAVELRRNGIKCPIMILGYTPTIYGDSLVKYDISPTVFTYEYAKELSDIAKAEDKIIKIQVALDTGMGRIGFMPDKNSVEEVYKISKLPNISIEGIFSHFSTSDEANKKFTLEQLKKYEDFIHNLEERGINIKIRHIANSAAIIDLKDTHFEAVRSGIIMYGYYPSKEVNVSKLLLKPVMTLKTNIIHVKKLPKDYSISYGRTYKTQKEEIIATLPVGYADGYTRQLSDKAQVIINGKLAPVVGRICMDQCMVNVTDIDDVKIGDEVILMGQCDNVKMDADDIAGLLETINYEVVCMIGKRVPRVYIQDNKVIKIRNYV; the protein is encoded by the coding sequence ATGTTTAAACATATCAGACCAGTTTGGGCAGAGATAAATTTAGATAATTTAGCTCATAATATGAGAGAGATAAAGAAAATAACAAGAGCAAAGGATATTATTGCTGTAGTTAAGGCTGATGGATATGGTCATGGAGCTATTGATACTAGTAAGATACTTTTAGAGAATGGTGCTACAGCTTTAGCTGTAGCTGTAATAAGTGAGGCTGTAGAGCTAAGACGCAATGGTATAAAATGTCCTATAATGATACTTGGATATACTCCAACTATCTATGGAGATAGCCTTGTTAAATATGACATATCTCCTACTGTTTTTACTTATGAATATGCTAAGGAACTTTCTGATATTGCTAAGGCGGAAGATAAAATAATAAAAATACAGGTAGCTTTAGATACTGGTATGGGGAGAATTGGATTTATGCCTGATAAAAATAGTGTAGAAGAGGTATATAAAATCTCCAAGTTACCTAATATATCGATAGAGGGTATTTTTTCACACTTCTCAACTTCAGATGAAGCTAATAAGAAATTTACCTTAGAACAGTTAAAAAAATATGAAGATTTTATTCATAACCTAGAAGAAAGAGGCATAAATATTAAAATAAGACATATTGCAAATAGCGCTGCAATAATAGACTTAAAGGATACGCATTTTGAAGCAGTACGCTCAGGGATAATAATGTATGGCTACTATCCTTCAAAGGAGGTCAATGTATCAAAACTGTTGCTAAAACCCGTTATGACTCTAAAGACAAACATAATACACGTAAAAAAGTTACCCAAAGATTATTCAATTAGTTATGGAAGAACCTACAAAACACAAAAAGAAGAGATAATAGCAACACTGCCAGTAGGTTATGCTGATGGTTATACTCGTCAGCTATCAGATAAAGCACAAGTAATAATCAATGGGAAATTAGCTCCAGTAGTTGGGAGAATTTGCATGGACCAATGTATGGTTAATGTCACAGATATTGATGATGTTAAGATTGGCGATGAAGTCATACTAATGGGACAGTGTGATAATGTGAAAATGGATGCTGACGACATAGCAGGACTCTTAGAAACTATAAATTATGAAGTGGTATGCATGATAGGGAAACGTGTTCCACGAGTATACATACAAGATAATAAAGTCATAAAAATAAGGAATTATGTATAG
- a CDS encoding YitT family protein encodes MNDKIKKQTMRILKTIIGVIIVSISIKFFLAPNKIAAGGISGIAIILNNFFSNIPVGAFMLVMDMGLFLIAFIILGKNFGGISLFASISLAGFTWVLDYIFPYNVALTNDLLLATIFGTIISGIGMGIVFNQNASTGGTDIIAKIINKYLHIDMGKSLLMVDLIVTIVAGITLGFDQGLVAVLGVILNGSIIDKTIEGLNISKQIIIVSKEKIKIKEFILKDLDRGCTIISAKGGYTGKETELIYTVLGRKELIKLKEYVREIDRYAFINVSDSHEVLGEGFKNLLEE; translated from the coding sequence GTGAATGATAAGATAAAAAAACAAACGATGAGAATTCTTAAAACTATTATAGGAGTAATAATTGTATCAATATCGATTAAGTTTTTTTTAGCTCCAAATAAAATTGCTGCAGGTGGAATCTCTGGTATAGCAATTATTTTAAATAATTTTTTCAGTAATATTCCAGTAGGAGCTTTTATGCTTGTTATGGATATGGGGTTATTCTTAATAGCATTTATTATATTGGGAAAGAATTTTGGTGGAATTTCTCTTTTTGCAAGTATATCTTTAGCTGGTTTTACGTGGGTTTTAGATTATATTTTTCCGTATAATGTTGCACTTACAAATGATCTTTTGTTAGCGACTATTTTTGGTACTATTATTTCTGGAATTGGTATGGGGATTGTGTTCAATCAAAATGCTTCAACAGGTGGAACTGATATCATTGCCAAGATAATAAACAAGTATTTGCACATAGATATGGGAAAATCTTTACTGATGGTGGATTTGATAGTAACTATCGTAGCGGGGATAACCTTAGGATTTGATCAAGGGTTAGTTGCTGTTTTAGGGGTTATATTAAATGGATCTATAATAGATAAAACAATAGAAGGACTAAATATCTCTAAACAAATAATAATAGTGAGTAAAGAAAAAATTAAAATAAAGGAGTTTATTTTAAAGGATTTAGATAGAGGTTGCACCATTATATCAGCCAAAGGTGGTTATACTGGAAAAGAAACAGAATTAATCTATACTGTTTTGGGGAGAAAAGAATTGATAAAGTTAAAGGAATATGTAAGAGAGATAGATAGATACGCTTTTATCAACGTATCAGATTCTCATGAAGTATTAGGAGAAGGGTTTAAAAATCTTTTAGAAGAATAA
- the ftsE gene encoding cell division ATP-binding protein FtsE — MIEFKNVSKIYGNNAPALSNINLKIEKGEFVFLVGPSGAGKSTFIKLLMKEINPTSGKLIFNNEDITNIIHKEIPYHRRKIGMVFQDFRLIPTLNVYENVAFAMRVVEASEREIKKKVPVALGLVGLNKKYKSYPGELSGGEQQRIAIARAIVNNPSVIIADEPTGNLDPQTAIEIMELLKDINKGGTTILMATHAKDIVDSMKKRVIAIEKGKIARDEQRGMYSNEE; from the coding sequence ATGATAGAGTTTAAGAATGTTTCAAAGATTTACGGGAATAATGCACCTGCTTTATCGAATATAAATTTAAAGATTGAAAAGGGCGAGTTTGTATTTTTAGTAGGACCCAGTGGAGCCGGAAAATCTACATTTATAAAACTTTTAATGAAAGAAATTAATCCAACTAGTGGAAAGTTGATTTTTAATAATGAAGATATAACAAATATTATTCATAAGGAAATTCCTTATCATAGAAGAAAGATTGGAATGGTATTCCAAGACTTTAGGTTAATTCCTACGCTAAATGTTTATGAAAATGTTGCTTTTGCTATGAGAGTTGTAGAGGCTAGTGAAAGAGAAATTAAGAAAAAAGTACCTGTAGCGTTAGGGCTAGTAGGTTTGAATAAAAAGTATAAGAGCTATCCAGGAGAACTTTCTGGTGGTGAACAGCAAAGAATAGCCATAGCAAGAGCTATTGTTAATAATCCATCAGTAATAATTGCTGACGAACCAACTGGAAACTTAGATCCTCAAACAGCTATTGAGATTATGGAACTGCTTAAGGATATTAATAAGGGTGGTACTACAATCCTTATGGCGACTCACGCAAAGGATATAGTTGACTCTATGAAAAAAAGAGTTATAGCTATTGAAAAAGGAAAAATAGCAAGAGACGAACAAAGGGGTATGTATAGCAATGAAGAATAA
- a CDS encoding transketolase family protein, whose translation MGKIATREAYGKALAELGKVNSNVVVLDADLSKSTKTADFKKECPDRFINIGIAEGNMMSVAAGLAACGKTVFASTFAMFAAGRAFEQIRNSIGYPHLNVKICATHAGLTVGEDGASHQSIEDLALMRTIPGMVVLSPSDGVETEAAIKAVAEYQGPCYVRLGRMAVNTINDFEGYKFEIGKAVTLKEGTDATIIATGIMVDAALEAYEKLKEEGINVRVLNIHTIKPIDSEAIIKAAKETGLIVTAEEHTVLGGLGSAVAEVVAENHPVMVKKVGIKDTFGESGTPDKLIIKYGLTSKEIIDAVKAGIASK comes from the coding sequence ATGGGTAAGATAGCAACTAGAGAAGCATATGGTAAAGCTTTAGCAGAATTAGGTAAAGTAAATAGTAATGTAGTTGTATTAGATGCCGATTTATCAAAATCAACTAAAACAGCTGATTTTAAAAAGGAATGCCCTGATAGATTCATAAACATCGGTATTGCAGAAGGTAACATGATGAGTGTTGCTGCTGGACTTGCAGCTTGTGGTAAAACCGTTTTTGCAAGTACTTTTGCTATGTTCGCTGCAGGAAGAGCTTTTGAGCAAATAAGAAACTCAATAGGATATCCTCACCTAAATGTTAAGATTTGTGCTACTCATGCGGGCTTAACTGTAGGAGAAGATGGAGCTTCACACCAATCTATTGAAGATTTAGCACTTATGAGAACTATACCAGGTATGGTAGTATTATCACCAAGTGATGGTGTAGAAACAGAAGCAGCTATAAAGGCAGTAGCTGAATATCAAGGACCATGCTACGTAAGACTTGGTAGAATGGCTGTTAACACTATAAATGATTTTGAAGGTTATAAATTTGAAATTGGAAAGGCTGTTACATTAAAAGAAGGAACAGATGCTACTATAATTGCAACAGGAATAATGGTAGATGCTGCTTTAGAAGCTTATGAAAAGCTTAAAGAAGAAGGTATTAATGTAAGAGTATTAAATATACATACAATCAAACCAATTGATTCAGAAGCTATAATAAAAGCTGCAAAAGAGACTGGATTAATTGTAACTGCTGAAGAACATACTGTTTTAGGCGGTCTTGGATCAGCAGTAGCAGAAGTTGTAGCAGAAAATCATCCTGTAATGGTTAAAAAGGTAGGAATAAAAGATACTTTCGGAGAAAGTGGTACTCCTGATAAGTTGATTATTAAGTACGGATTAACTAGCAAGGAAATCATTGATGCAGTAAAAGCTGGAATAGCTAGCAAATAG
- a CDS encoding germination lipoprotein GerS-related protein: MKYIKVILIVLTVLVIIAGSGLALYKYMDTPKTNEEVLDYLKDIDGYSSDVTMEYKNSRQTSKDKCKQFYLKNYGYRVEINGERVLLFNKEKLIVNNLKTGHSFETSKEFDEIYRYTFFKDFINLLYTEQEIRTSIVKEGTKEYIKLSLIMLRNNNNINSGDLFIDNDSLVPYKLVIYNNKGEITLTAKYDNFVINKEVDKNLFIVGR, encoded by the coding sequence GTGAAATATATAAAGGTTATACTTATAGTATTAACTGTTCTTGTGATTATAGCAGGTTCAGGATTAGCTTTGTACAAGTATATGGATACCCCAAAAACAAATGAAGAAGTATTAGATTATTTAAAAGATATAGATGGATACAGTTCTGATGTTACCATGGAGTATAAAAATTCCAGACAAACAAGTAAAGATAAATGTAAACAATTTTATTTAAAGAATTATGGATATAGGGTTGAAATCAATGGTGAAAGAGTATTATTATTTAATAAAGAAAAGTTAATAGTGAATAATTTAAAAACTGGACATAGTTTTGAGACTTCTAAGGAATTTGATGAAATATATAGATATACTTTTTTTAAAGATTTTATAAACTTGCTTTATACGGAACAGGAAATAAGGACATCCATAGTTAAGGAAGGAACTAAAGAATACATAAAACTTTCCTTGATTATGCTTAGGAATAATAACAATATTAATAGTGGAGATTTATTTATTGATAATGATTCTTTAGTGCCATATAAGCTAGTTATTTATAATAATAAAGGTGAAATAACATTAACTGCAAAATATGATAATTTTGTTATAAATAAAGAAGTGGACAAAAACTTGTTTATAGTTGGAAGGTAG
- a CDS encoding transketolase: MSYNTNELKAISTNVRKDIVTMITESKSGHPGGSLSIADIMTTLYFAEMNVDPKNPKDENRDRFVLSKGHAAPVLYSVLAEKGYFPKEELMKLRKIDSILQGHPNMNYVPGVDMSTGSLGQGISTAVGMALAGKLDNKEYRVYTVLGDGELEEGQVWEAAMCAAQYKLDNLTAFVDYNKLQIDGNLWDVVSPEPIADKFVAFNWHVIAIDGHDFDAIKNALEEAKNTKGKPTVIVANTIKGKGVSFMENQCAWHGTAPSAQQCSDALAELGGEN, from the coding sequence ATGTCTTACAATACTAATGAGCTTAAGGCAATCTCAACAAATGTAAGAAAAGATATCGTGACTATGATTACTGAATCAAAATCAGGTCATCCAGGTGGATCACTTTCAATAGCAGATATAATGACAACATTATATTTTGCTGAAATGAATGTAGACCCTAAAAATCCAAAGGATGAAAACAGAGATAGATTTGTTTTATCAAAGGGTCACGCAGCACCAGTACTATATTCAGTACTTGCTGAAAAAGGATATTTCCCAAAAGAAGAACTTATGAAGCTTAGAAAGATTGATTCAATACTACAAGGTCATCCAAATATGAACTATGTTCCAGGTGTTGATATGTCAACGGGTTCATTAGGGCAAGGTATTTCTACAGCTGTAGGTATGGCTTTAGCTGGTAAACTTGATAACAAAGAATACAGAGTTTATACAGTATTAGGTGATGGAGAACTTGAAGAAGGTCAAGTTTGGGAAGCAGCAATGTGTGCAGCTCAATATAAATTAGATAATTTAACTGCTTTTGTTGATTATAATAAATTGCAAATAGATGGTAATCTTTGGGATGTTGTATCTCCTGAACCAATCGCTGATAAATTTGTTGCTTTCAATTGGCATGTTATTGCTATTGATGGTCATGATTTTGATGCAATAAAGAATGCTCTTGAAGAAGCTAAAAATACAAAAGGTAAGCCAACAGTTATCGTTGCAAACACAATAAAAGGTAAGGGTGTTTCATTTATGGAAAACCAATGTGCATGGCACGGTACTGCACCAAGCGCACAACAATGTAGTGATGCTTTAGCTGAACTTGGAGGTGAAAATTAA
- a CDS encoding type II toxin-antitoxin system PemK/MazF family toxin, which produces MTMVVKRGDIYYADLSPVVGSEQGGIRPVLIIQNDVGNKYSPTVIVAAITSQINKAKLPTHVEISSEEYGLNKDSVVLLEQVRTLDKKRLKEKIGHMSDVDMKKVDEAIVVSMSLV; this is translated from the coding sequence ATGACAATGGTAGTGAAAAGAGGAGATATATATTATGCTGACTTGAGCCCAGTTGTCGGATCAGAACAAGGGGGTATCCGTCCGGTTCTCATTATTCAAAATGACGTAGGCAATAAATATAGCCCTACAGTAATCGTTGCAGCAATAACTTCGCAAATTAACAAAGCGAAACTTCCTACACATGTTGAAATTTCGTCTGAAGAATATGGCCTCAACAAGGACTCAGTAGTTTTGTTAGAACAAGTAAGAACGCTAGATAAGAAAAGGCTAAAAGAAAAAATCGGTCATATGTCAGATGTTGATATGAAAAAAGTCGACGAGGCAATAGTGGTAAGTATGTCTCTAGTATGA
- a CDS encoding DUF6514 family protein, producing the protein MEIVQTLSKSHMEGTIEYAYQYNLIRNTIEIEVCGKNIEVQGYGIKAIRTHSNSEGVVFQEEDLVKIISPQRHKVQSLLKLLWDNVVSPVHLIDVLGEYIDEFIGDFDQVDLENVATN; encoded by the coding sequence GTGGAAATTGTACAAACATTGAGTAAAAGTCATATGGAAGGCACAATTGAATATGCTTACCAATACAATTTAATAAGAAATACTATTGAAATTGAAGTTTGTGGAAAAAATATTGAGGTTCAAGGATATGGTATAAAAGCTATTAGAACCCATTCCAATAGTGAAGGAGTAGTATTTCAAGAAGAAGATCTAGTTAAAATAATCAGTCCTCAAAGACATAAGGTACAAAGCTTACTTAAGCTACTTTGGGACAACGTTGTATCACCAGTCCATTTAATAGATGTTTTAGGTGAATACATAGATGAATTTATAGGTGATTTTGATCAAGTAGATCTAGAAAATGTAGCAACAAATTAA